A single region of the Geothrix edaphica genome encodes:
- a CDS encoding 50S ribosomal protein L11 methyltransferase: protein MANVTHLRWKLEVPDPQEEALCAWLEEGGSSAFYREADPPRACYAYFPPDQAPPEPTGLAAFPGVRLLEAETFGDEDWLAKSREGFGAFDVGTRFHVRPLWEDTPGPADRLDLVVNPGLAFGTGGHETTRLCMELLEELAAAGRLKGPILDIGAGTGILSLAAFLLGGRDLLAFDIDPDCGPAMTELMALNAHLLKGARPYDSFVGTLDHPQVRGPYPGLLANILLETIQELLPRMAEVAAPGGWLVASGILAERTDEALVSLVSHGFKPEKVLKEGEWIAVLAVREP from the coding sequence ATGGCGAATGTGACGCATCTGAGGTGGAAGCTGGAGGTTCCCGACCCCCAGGAGGAGGCGCTGTGCGCCTGGCTGGAGGAAGGGGGCTCGTCGGCCTTCTACCGCGAGGCCGATCCGCCGCGGGCCTGCTACGCCTACTTCCCGCCGGACCAGGCGCCCCCGGAGCCCACGGGCCTGGCCGCCTTCCCCGGCGTGCGCCTGCTCGAGGCCGAGACCTTCGGCGACGAGGACTGGCTGGCCAAGAGCCGGGAGGGCTTCGGCGCCTTCGATGTGGGCACGCGCTTCCATGTGCGCCCCCTCTGGGAGGACACCCCCGGTCCCGCGGATCGCCTGGACCTGGTGGTGAACCCCGGCCTGGCCTTCGGCACCGGCGGGCACGAGACTACGCGCCTCTGCATGGAGCTCCTGGAGGAGCTGGCCGCCGCGGGCCGCCTGAAGGGCCCCATCCTCGACATCGGCGCGGGCACGGGCATCCTCTCCCTGGCCGCCTTCCTGCTGGGCGGCCGGGACCTCCTGGCCTTCGACATCGACCCCGACTGCGGGCCGGCCATGACCGAGCTCATGGCGCTGAACGCCCACCTGCTCAAGGGCGCCCGTCCCTACGACAGCTTCGTGGGCACCCTGGACCACCCGCAGGTGCGGGGGCCCTACCCCGGCCTGCTGGCCAACATCCTGCTGGAGACCATCCAGGAGCTGCTGCCCCGCATGGCCGAGGTGGCCGCCCCGGGCGGCTGGCTCGTGGCCAGCGGCATCCTGGCGGAGCGCACGGACGAGGCCCTGGTGAGCCTCGTCTCGCACGGATTCAAGCCGGAGAAGGTGCTGAAGGAAGGCGAGTGGATCGCCGTGCTGGCGGTGCGGGAACCATGA
- the murI gene encoding glutamate racemase, whose amino-acid sequence MSRADRPIGVFDSGIGGLTVIHALRQMLPQEELIYLGDTARLPYGSKSHHTIERYTLQMGELLQRHDPKLIVIACNTASAHGLPALQAVSPCPVIGVIEPGAEAAAAVPGPVGVIGTLATVGSGAYEAAILRRDPTKVIHSAACPLLVPLAEEGWFDDAVTDTICRRYLDLLPADVKTVVLGCTHYPTLLPSLERCRPGTHWIDSGRVTARAVDRMLQGTLGYRTLSARGTLRVQLTDASSRLKEVGSRFLEEELGDVEVVEI is encoded by the coding sequence ATGAGCCGCGCGGACCGCCCCATCGGCGTCTTCGACTCGGGCATCGGCGGCCTCACGGTCATCCACGCCCTGCGCCAGATGCTGCCCCAGGAGGAGCTCATCTACCTGGGCGACACGGCGCGGCTGCCCTATGGCAGCAAGAGCCACCACACCATCGAGCGCTACACGCTCCAGATGGGCGAGCTGCTCCAGCGCCACGACCCCAAGCTCATCGTCATCGCCTGCAACACCGCCAGCGCCCACGGGCTGCCGGCGCTCCAGGCCGTGAGCCCCTGCCCGGTGATCGGCGTCATCGAGCCCGGCGCCGAGGCCGCCGCGGCGGTGCCCGGTCCCGTGGGCGTCATCGGCACCCTGGCCACCGTGGGCAGCGGGGCCTACGAGGCGGCCATCCTCCGCCGGGACCCGACCAAGGTCATCCACAGCGCGGCCTGCCCCCTGCTGGTGCCCCTGGCGGAGGAGGGCTGGTTCGACGATGCCGTCACCGACACCATCTGCCGCCGCTACCTGGACCTGCTGCCCGCCGACGTGAAGACCGTGGTGCTGGGCTGCACCCACTATCCCACCCTGCTGCCCAGCCTGGAGCGCTGCCGCCCCGGCACCCACTGGATCGACAGCGGCCGGGTCACCGCCAGGGCCGTGGACCGCATGCTGCAGGGGACCCTCGGCTACCGCACCCTCAGCGCCCGTGGCACGCTCCGCGTCCAGCTCACGGATGCCAGCAGCCGCCTGAAGGAAGTGGGCAGCCGCTTCCTGGAGGAGGAGCTGGGGGACGTGGAAGTGGTGGAGATCTAG